GTGATGGTGTCGTTATTTTTGATGGTAAATTGGCAAGCTTGAAACACTATAAAGATGACGTTAAAGAAGTCGGAAACGCTCAAGAGGGTGGTTTGACGATTGAAAACTATAACGATATTAAAGTTGATGACGTTATCGAAGCTTACATCATGGAAGAAATCAAACGGTAATCACGTCATATTTCTAAGGAAGCTTATTTAGGGGACAAAGCTGGGTCATCTGCCTGGCTTTTGTTCCATTATAAAAAAGAAAGGATAAGATTATGGGAAATTCATTTCGTGTAGATCGTGTTGGAATGGAAATCAAACGTGAAGTCAACGAAATTCTTCAAAAGAAGGTTCGTGATCCACGTGTTCAAAATGTAACCATCACGGATGTTCAAATGCTTGGTGATTTGTCGGCGGCTAAGGTTTTCTATACCATTCACTCTACTTTAGCGTCAGACAACCAAAAAGCGCAAACTGGTCTTGAAAAAGCGAC
This region of Streptococcus thermophilus genomic DNA includes:
- the rbfA gene encoding 30S ribosome-binding factor RbfA produces the protein MGNSFRVDRVGMEIKREVNEILQKKVRDPRVQNVTITDVQMLGDLSAAKVFYTIHSTLASDNQKAQTGLEKATGTIKRELGKNLTMYKIPDLIFIKDESIEYGNKIDEMLRNLERKD